The Kosakonia sacchari SP1 genome includes a window with the following:
- the gph gene encoding phosphoglycolate phosphatase, whose translation MNKMQSIQGIAFDLDGTLVDSAPGLTAAVDSALYALELPQAGEARVVTWIGNGADVLMERAFNWARQERSSQRAAQGKPDVGNDIPQEEQIRMLRKLFNRYYEETVEEGSFLFPDVAQTLAALHAKGLPLALVTNKPTPFVAPLLEALGIAQYFTFVVGGDDVVNKKPHPEPLLLVCKKLNIQPHELLFVGDSRNDILAAKAAGSASVGLTYGYNYGEAITASEPDYVFDHFKDLLPALGLSHSENQEMKND comes from the coding sequence ATGAATAAAATGCAGTCGATTCAGGGTATTGCTTTTGATCTCGATGGTACGCTGGTGGATAGCGCGCCGGGTCTGACCGCCGCAGTGGACAGCGCGCTGTATGCTCTTGAGCTGCCGCAGGCGGGCGAAGCGCGTGTGGTGACCTGGATTGGTAACGGCGCGGATGTGCTGATGGAGCGAGCGTTTAACTGGGCTCGCCAGGAACGCAGCAGCCAGCGCGCGGCGCAAGGCAAGCCGGACGTAGGTAACGACATTCCGCAAGAAGAGCAGATACGCATGCTGCGTAAGCTGTTCAACCGTTATTACGAAGAGACCGTGGAAGAGGGCAGTTTTCTGTTCCCGGACGTGGCGCAAACGCTGGCGGCTCTGCATGCTAAAGGCTTGCCACTGGCGCTGGTCACCAATAAGCCGACGCCATTCGTGGCACCACTGCTGGAGGCGCTGGGCATTGCGCAATACTTCACGTTTGTGGTCGGCGGCGATGATGTGGTGAACAAAAAGCCGCACCCGGAACCGTTGCTTCTGGTATGCAAAAAGCTCAATATTCAACCTCATGAGTTGCTCTTCGTGGGTGATTCGCGTAATGACATACTGGCCGCAAAGGCGGCAGGTAGCGCTTCTGTTGGTCTGACTTACGGATATAACTACGGCGAAGCGATTACCGCCAGCGAGCCGGATTACGTGTTCGATCACTTCAAAGATTTACTGCCCGCACTCGGGCTTTCGCACAGTGAAAATCAGGAAATGAAAAATGACTAA
- the trpS gene encoding tryptophan--tRNA ligase — protein MTKPIVFSGAQPSGELTIGNYMGALRQWVNMQDDYHCIYCIVDQHAITVRQDPQTLRKATLDTLALYLACGIDPQKSTIFVQSHVPEHAQLGWALNCYTYFGELSRMTQFKDKSARYAENINAGLFDYPVLMAADILLYQTNQVPVGEDQKQHLELSRDIAQRFNAIYGDIFKVPEPFIPKSGARVMSLLEPTKKMSKSDDNRNNVIGLLEDPKSVVKKIKRAVTDSDEPPVVRYDIANKAGVSNLLDILSAVTGQSIAELEQHFEGKMYGHLKGEVADAVSGMLTELQERYHRYRNDEAFLQQVMKDGAEKASARASETLKKVYEAIGFVAKP, from the coding sequence ATGACTAAGCCCATCGTCTTTAGTGGCGCACAGCCCTCAGGTGAATTAACCATTGGCAACTATATGGGTGCGCTGCGTCAGTGGGTGAACATGCAGGACGACTATCACTGTATCTACTGCATCGTTGACCAGCACGCGATTACCGTGCGCCAGGATCCGCAAACGCTGCGTAAGGCGACGCTGGACACGCTGGCACTTTACCTGGCGTGCGGCATCGATCCGCAAAAAAGCACCATCTTCGTTCAGTCCCATGTGCCGGAACATGCGCAGCTCGGCTGGGCGCTGAACTGCTACACCTATTTCGGTGAACTGAGCCGCATGACTCAGTTCAAAGACAAATCCGCACGCTATGCGGAAAACATCAACGCCGGTCTGTTTGATTACCCGGTGCTGATGGCAGCAGACATTCTGCTGTACCAAACCAACCAGGTGCCGGTGGGTGAAGACCAGAAACAGCATCTGGAACTGAGCCGCGATATCGCCCAGCGTTTCAACGCGATTTATGGCGATATCTTCAAAGTGCCTGAGCCGTTCATTCCGAAATCCGGCGCGCGCGTGATGTCACTGCTGGAGCCGACCAAGAAGATGTCCAAATCGGACGATAACCGCAACAACGTTATCGGCCTGCTGGAAGATCCGAAATCGGTGGTGAAGAAAATCAAACGCGCCGTTACCGATTCCGACGAGCCGCCAGTAGTGCGTTACGACATCGCCAACAAAGCGGGTGTCTCTAACCTGCTGGATATTCTCTCTGCGGTAACCGGTCAGAGCATTGCGGAGCTGGAACAGCACTTTGAAGGCAAAATGTACGGCCATCTGAAAGGCGAAGTGGCGGATGCCGTTTCCGGCATGCTGACCGAACTGCAAGAGCGTTATCATCGCTATCGCAATGACGAAGCCTTCCTGCAACAGGTGATGAAAGACGGCGCGGAAAAAGCCAGCGCGCGGGCGTCGGAAACCCTGAAGAAAGTCTACGAAGCGATTGGTTTCGTTGCTAAACCGTAA
- the cysG gene encoding siroheme synthase CysG has product MDHLPIFCQLRDRQCLLVGGGDVAERKARLLMDAGARLTVNALTFVPQFTVWAEEGMLTLVEGEFSETLLDVCWLAIAATDDEAVNQRVSDAAEQRRIFCNVVDAPKQASFIMPSIIDRSPLMVAVSSGGTSPVLARLLREKLESLLPQHLGHVAHFAGTLRGRVKKQFASMSERRRFWEKLFVNDRLAQSLANHDTPAVEKMTEQLLAEPLDNRGEVVLVGAGPGDAGLLTLKGLQQIQQADVVVYDRLVSDEIMNLVRRDADRVFVGKRAGYHCVPQEEINQILLREAQSGKRVVRLKGGDPFIFGRGGEELETLCHAGIPFSVVPGITAASGCSAYSGIPLTHRDYAQSVRLVTGHLKTGGELDWANLAAEKQTLVFYMGLNQAAMIQAQLIAHGMQADMPVALVENGTSVQQKVVSGALSQLGELAQQVQSPALIIVGRVVGLRDKLKWF; this is encoded by the coding sequence GTGGACCATTTGCCAATTTTTTGCCAGCTACGCGATCGCCAGTGCCTGCTTGTTGGTGGCGGCGATGTCGCAGAACGTAAAGCCCGGCTGTTAATGGATGCGGGTGCACGGCTTACCGTTAACGCGCTCACGTTTGTTCCCCAGTTCACCGTGTGGGCTGAAGAAGGCATGTTGACGCTGGTTGAAGGCGAATTTAGCGAAACGCTGTTAGACGTGTGCTGGCTGGCGATTGCCGCAACGGATGACGAAGCGGTGAATCAGCGCGTCAGCGACGCCGCAGAGCAGCGCCGAATCTTCTGCAACGTTGTCGATGCGCCCAAACAGGCAAGTTTTATCATGCCGTCAATCATTGACCGCTCACCGTTGATGGTAGCAGTCTCTTCCGGTGGCACATCGCCGGTGCTGGCGCGTTTGCTGCGCGAAAAACTCGAATCGCTGTTGCCGCAGCATCTGGGTCATGTCGCTCATTTTGCGGGCACGTTACGCGGCCGGGTCAAAAAGCAGTTCGCCAGTATGAGTGAGCGCCGCCGTTTCTGGGAAAAATTGTTCGTCAACGATCGCCTGGCGCAATCGCTGGCGAACCACGATACACCCGCCGTGGAAAAAATGACCGAACAGCTGCTGGCTGAGCCGCTGGATAACCGTGGTGAAGTGGTGCTGGTTGGCGCGGGGCCTGGCGATGCCGGGCTGCTGACCTTAAAAGGTTTGCAGCAGATCCAGCAAGCCGATGTGGTGGTGTATGACCGGCTGGTTTCCGATGAGATCATGAACCTGGTGCGCCGCGATGCTGACCGGGTGTTTGTGGGCAAACGCGCGGGCTATCACTGCGTGCCGCAGGAGGAGATCAATCAGATCCTGCTGCGCGAAGCGCAAAGCGGTAAACGCGTTGTCCGGCTTAAGGGCGGCGACCCGTTTATTTTCGGGCGCGGCGGTGAAGAACTCGAAACGCTCTGCCACGCAGGCATTCCTTTTTCGGTGGTGCCGGGGATTACGGCGGCATCGGGCTGTTCAGCTTACTCCGGCATTCCGCTAACCCATCGCGATTATGCGCAAAGCGTGCGGCTGGTGACTGGCCACCTGAAAACCGGTGGCGAGCTGGACTGGGCCAATCTGGCTGCGGAAAAGCAAACGCTGGTGTTCTATATGGGACTGAATCAGGCGGCAATGATTCAGGCACAACTCATAGCGCATGGAATGCAGGCGGATATGCCGGTGGCGCTGGTTGAGAACGGCACCTCTGTGCAGCAGAAAGTCGTCAGCGGTGCATTATCGCAGCTGGGTGAGCTGGCGCAGCAGGTGCAAAGCCCGGCGCTGATCATTGTTGGCCGTGTGGTGGGGCTGCGCGATAAGCTTAAGTGGTTCTAA
- the nirC gene encoding nitrite transporter NirC — MFTDTINKCAANAARIARLSAQNPLGFWISSAMAGAYVGLGIILIFTLGNLLDPALRPLVMGATFGIALTLVIIAGSELFTGHTMFLTLGVKAGTISHGQMWSILPQTWLGNLLGSVFVALLYNWGGGSLLPVDTSLVHAVALAKTNAPATVLFFKGALCNWLVCLAIWMAIRTEGAAKFLAIWWCLLAFIASGYEHSIANMTLFALSWFGHHSEAYTLSGIGHNLLWVTLGNTFSGAVFMGLGYWYATPKSERPSAVTRVASQATANN, encoded by the coding sequence ATGTTTACCGACACGATTAATAAGTGCGCGGCTAACGCTGCGCGTATCGCTCGCCTCTCTGCACAAAATCCGCTGGGTTTCTGGATAAGTTCCGCCATGGCGGGCGCTTATGTTGGGCTCGGCATTATCCTGATTTTCACGCTCGGCAACCTGCTTGATCCGGCGTTACGCCCGCTGGTGATGGGCGCAACCTTTGGCATTGCTTTAACGCTGGTGATTATCGCTGGTTCTGAGTTGTTTACCGGCCACACCATGTTTCTGACGCTGGGTGTAAAAGCGGGCACCATTAGCCACGGACAAATGTGGTCTATTTTGCCGCAAACCTGGCTCGGTAATTTGCTCGGCTCAGTATTTGTCGCGCTGCTTTACAACTGGGGCGGCGGCAGTTTGTTACCCGTAGATACGAGCCTGGTGCACGCGGTCGCGCTGGCCAAAACCAATGCGCCCGCAACGGTGTTGTTCTTTAAGGGCGCGCTGTGTAACTGGCTGGTGTGCCTGGCTATCTGGATGGCAATCCGTACCGAAGGCGCGGCGAAATTCCTCGCTATCTGGTGGTGCCTGCTGGCGTTTATCGCCTCGGGTTACGAACACTCCATCGCCAATATGACGCTCTTTGCGCTCTCCTGGTTCGGCCATCACAGCGAGGCGTATACCCTCTCCGGGATTGGGCATAACCTGTTGTGGGTAACGCTTGGCAATACCTTCTCTGGCGCGGTATTTATGGGGTTAGGTTACTGGTATGCTACGCCAAAATCTGAGCGTCCTTCTGCGGTCACCCGCGTGGCAAGCCAGGCTACAGCGAATAACTAA
- the nirD gene encoding nitrite reductase small subunit NirD produces MSQWNTVCNIDDIIPATGVCALVKGQQVAIFRPRHDDQVYAISNIDPFFESSVLSRGLIAEHQGELWVASPLKKQRFRLRDGVCMEDESRSVAHFDARVKDGEVQIKA; encoded by the coding sequence ATGAGCCAGTGGAATACAGTCTGCAACATCGATGACATCATCCCGGCGACCGGCGTGTGTGCGTTGGTGAAAGGTCAGCAAGTCGCGATTTTTCGCCCGCGCCATGATGATCAAGTGTATGCCATCAGCAATATCGACCCGTTTTTTGAGTCCAGCGTGCTGTCTCGCGGTCTTATCGCTGAACATCAGGGCGAGTTATGGGTTGCCAGCCCGCTGAAAAAACAGCGCTTCCGCCTGCGCGACGGCGTATGCATGGAAGATGAAAGCCGCTCTGTCGCGCATTTCGATGCGCGCGTGAAAGACGGCGAAGTACAAATTAAAGCGTAA
- the nirB gene encoding nitrite reductase large subunit NirB: MSKVKLAIIGNGMVGHRFIEDLLDKADASQFDITVFCEEPRKAYDRVHLSSYFSHHTAEELSLVREGFYEKHGVKVLVGERAITINRQEKVIHSSAGRTVYYDKLIMATGSYPWIPPIKGSETQDCFVYRTIEDLNAIESCARRSRRGAVVGGGLLGLEAAGALKNLGVETHVIEFAPMLMAEQLDQMGGEQLKRKIESMGVRVHTSKNTKEIVQEGTEARKTMRFADGSALEVDFIVFSTGIRPRDKLATQCGLDVAQRGGIMINDSCQTSDPNIYAIGECASWNNRVYGLVAPGYKMAQVAVDHILGTANAFEGADLSAKLKLLGVDVGGIGDAHGRTPGARSYVYLDESKEVYKRLIVSPDNKTLLGAVLVGDTSDFGNLLQLVLNAIELPENPDALILPAHAAGGKPSIGVDKLPDSAQICSCFDVTKGDLIAAINKGCHTVAALKAETKAGTGCGGCIPLVTQVLNAELAKQGIEVTNNLCEHFAYSRQELYHLIRVEGIKSFDELLAKYGKGYGCEVCKPTVGSLLASCWNEYILKPQHTPLQDTNDNFLANIQKDGTYSVIPRSAGGEITPEGLMEVGRIAREFNLYTKITGSQRIGLFGAQKDDLPEIWRQLINAGFETGHAYAKALRMAKTCVGSTWCRYGVGDSVGFGVELENRYKGIRTPHKMKFGVSGCTRECAEAQGKDVGIIATEKGWNLYVCGNGGMKPRHADLLAADLDRETLLHYLDRFMMFYIRTADKLTRTASWLDSMEGGIDYLKSVIIDDKLGFDAQLEEEMTRLREAVVCEWTETVNMPSAQLRFKHFINSDHRDPNVQVVPERAQHRPATPYERIPVVLVEENA, from the coding sequence ATGAGCAAAGTTAAACTCGCTATTATCGGTAACGGCATGGTCGGCCACCGTTTTATTGAGGATCTCCTCGATAAAGCCGACGCCAGCCAGTTCGATATTACCGTCTTCTGTGAGGAGCCGCGTAAAGCCTACGACCGCGTCCACCTCTCTTCCTATTTTTCCCACCATACGGCTGAAGAGCTGTCGCTGGTTCGCGAAGGCTTTTACGAGAAACACGGCGTAAAAGTGCTGGTCGGCGAGCGCGCTATCACCATCAACCGTCAGGAAAAAGTGATCCACTCCAGCGCCGGACGCACGGTTTATTACGACAAATTGATCATGGCTACCGGTTCCTATCCGTGGATCCCGCCGATTAAAGGTTCCGAAACACAAGACTGCTTCGTTTATCGCACCATTGAAGATTTGAACGCCATTGAATCCTGCGCACGTCGCAGCCGCCGCGGCGCGGTCGTCGGTGGCGGTTTGCTCGGTCTGGAAGCGGCCGGAGCGCTGAAAAACTTAGGCGTGGAAACCCACGTCATTGAGTTTGCGCCAATGCTGATGGCGGAACAGCTCGACCAGATGGGCGGCGAGCAACTGAAGCGCAAAATCGAAAGCATGGGCGTGCGCGTACACACCAGCAAAAACACCAAAGAGATTGTGCAGGAAGGCACCGAAGCGCGTAAAACCATGCGTTTTGCCGATGGTAGCGCACTGGAAGTCGACTTTATCGTCTTCTCCACCGGTATTCGCCCGCGCGACAAACTGGCGACCCAGTGCGGCCTGGACGTAGCACAGCGCGGCGGCATTATGATCAACGATAGCTGCCAAACCTCCGACCCGAATATCTATGCCATCGGCGAGTGCGCCAGCTGGAACAACCGCGTGTACGGTCTGGTTGCGCCAGGATACAAAATGGCGCAGGTGGCGGTGGATCATATCCTCGGCACGGCCAATGCCTTTGAAGGTGCAGACCTCAGCGCCAAACTGAAACTGCTCGGCGTCGATGTTGGTGGTATCGGCGACGCGCATGGTCGTACGCCAGGCGCACGCAGCTATGTCTATCTCGACGAAAGCAAAGAAGTCTACAAACGCCTGATTGTCAGCCCGGATAACAAAACTCTGCTCGGCGCAGTACTGGTTGGCGATACCAGCGATTTCGGCAACCTGTTGCAACTGGTGCTGAACGCTATCGAACTGCCGGAAAACCCGGACGCATTGATCCTGCCAGCCCATGCGGCAGGCGGTAAACCTTCTATCGGCGTGGATAAGCTGCCGGACAGCGCGCAGATCTGCTCCTGCTTCGACGTCACCAAAGGTGACCTGATTGCCGCGATTAACAAAGGCTGTCACACCGTTGCCGCGCTGAAAGCAGAAACCAAAGCCGGTACAGGCTGCGGCGGTTGTATCCCACTGGTCACCCAGGTGCTGAACGCCGAACTGGCGAAACAGGGCATCGAAGTGACCAATAACCTGTGCGAGCACTTTGCTTACTCACGCCAGGAGTTGTACCACCTGATCCGCGTGGAAGGCATCAAATCCTTCGACGAACTGCTGGCAAAATATGGCAAAGGTTATGGTTGCGAAGTGTGTAAACCGACTGTCGGTTCACTGCTGGCTTCCTGCTGGAATGAGTACATCCTGAAACCGCAACACACGCCGTTGCAGGATACTAACGACAACTTCCTCGCCAACATCCAGAAAGATGGCACCTATTCCGTGATCCCGCGCTCCGCAGGCGGCGAAATCACCCCGGAAGGGCTGATGGAAGTGGGCCGTATTGCCCGCGAGTTCAATCTCTACACCAAAATCACCGGTTCTCAGCGTATTGGCCTGTTTGGCGCGCAAAAAGACGACCTGCCGGAAATCTGGCGTCAGTTGATTAACGCGGGCTTTGAAACTGGCCACGCCTACGCCAAAGCGCTGCGTATGGCGAAAACCTGTGTCGGTTCGACCTGGTGCCGTTACGGTGTGGGCGACAGTGTGGGCTTCGGCGTTGAGCTGGAAAACCGCTACAAAGGCATCCGTACCCCGCACAAAATGAAGTTCGGCGTCTCTGGCTGTACCCGTGAATGTGCCGAAGCGCAGGGTAAAGACGTGGGGATCATCGCCACGGAAAAAGGCTGGAACCTGTATGTGTGCGGTAACGGCGGCATGAAACCGCGCCACGCGGATCTGCTGGCGGCGGATCTCGATCGCGAAACTCTGCTGCACTACCTCGATCGCTTTATGATGTTCTACATCCGTACCGCCGACAAACTGACGCGTACCGCCTCCTGGCTTGACAGCATGGAAGGCGGCATCGACTACCTGAAGAGCGTGATTATCGACGACAAACTGGGCTTTGATGCGCAGCTTGAAGAAGAGATGACCCGCCTGCGTGAAGCAGTGGTCTGCGAGTGGACAGAGACGGTGAATATGCCTTCTGCGCAGCTTCGCTTCAAACACTTTATCAATAGCGACCATCGCGATCCGAACGTGCAGGTGGTGCCAGAGCGTGCGCAACATCGCCCGGCAACGCCGTATGAACGTATCCCGGTGGTGTTAGTGGAGGAGAACGCATGA
- a CDS encoding cytosine deaminase — protein sequence MSAAPVWLVQNVHLPDREGLWQIAIENGRFGEITPMNDTHSDSLEVLNAHGGLALPPFVEPHIHLDTTQTAGEPNWNQSGTLFEGIERWAERKALLSHQDVKARAWQTLKWQMANGVQHVRTHVDVSDPTLTALKAMLEVKDEVAPWVDLQIVAFPQEGILSYPNGAALLEEALQLGADVVGAIPHFEFTREYGVESLHIAFALAQKYDRPLDIHCDEIDDEQSRFVETVAALALKMGIGPRVTASHTTAMHSYNGAYTSRLFRLLKLSGINFVANPLVNIHLQGRFDDYPKRRGITRVKELFAAGINVCFGHDDVFDPWYPLGTGNMLQVLHMGLHVCQLMGYQQINDGLRLITHNSARTFGLTQYGIETGNPANMVILPVESGFDAVRCQSPVRWSIRQGRIIASTQPAQSWIQMDNGGEAVLFSRYRSGM from the coding sequence ATGTCGGCAGCACCAGTTTGGTTAGTTCAGAATGTGCATTTACCCGATCGCGAAGGGTTATGGCAAATCGCGATTGAGAATGGTCGCTTCGGTGAAATCACCCCGATGAATGATACACACAGCGACAGTCTGGAAGTGCTGAATGCGCACGGTGGGCTGGCGCTACCGCCGTTTGTTGAACCGCATATTCATCTGGATACCACGCAAACTGCCGGAGAGCCGAACTGGAACCAATCCGGCACGCTGTTTGAAGGCATTGAGCGCTGGGCGGAACGCAAAGCGCTGCTGAGCCATCAAGATGTCAAAGCGCGTGCCTGGCAAACATTGAAGTGGCAAATGGCCAATGGCGTGCAGCATGTACGTACCCATGTTGATGTTTCCGACCCTACGCTGACGGCGCTGAAAGCCATGCTGGAAGTAAAAGACGAGGTCGCGCCCTGGGTTGATCTGCAGATTGTCGCTTTCCCGCAGGAAGGCATCCTCTCTTATCCCAACGGCGCTGCATTGCTGGAAGAGGCGCTTCAGCTTGGCGCGGATGTGGTTGGCGCGATCCCGCATTTTGAATTTACCCGCGAATATGGCGTTGAATCGCTGCATATTGCGTTCGCACTGGCGCAAAAATATGACCGTCCGTTGGATATTCACTGTGATGAAATTGACGACGAGCAGTCGCGTTTTGTCGAAACCGTTGCCGCGCTGGCGCTGAAGATGGGCATTGGCCCGCGCGTTACCGCCAGCCATACCACGGCGATGCACTCTTACAATGGCGCGTACACCTCGCGGCTGTTCCGTTTGTTAAAGCTTTCCGGCATTAACTTTGTTGCTAACCCGCTGGTAAACATTCACCTGCAGGGGCGCTTTGACGATTATCCCAAGCGCCGGGGAATTACGCGGGTGAAAGAGCTCTTCGCGGCGGGAATAAATGTCTGCTTTGGCCATGACGATGTGTTTGATCCCTGGTATCCGCTTGGCACCGGCAATATGTTGCAGGTGCTGCATATGGGGCTGCACGTTTGCCAGTTGATGGGCTACCAGCAAATTAATGATGGGCTACGTCTTATCACCCATAACAGCGCCAGAACCTTTGGTTTAACGCAGTACGGGATTGAAACGGGTAACCCGGCGAACATGGTCATTTTGCCCGTTGAGAGTGGTTTTGATGCGGTACGCTGCCAGTCGCCGGTACGCTGGTCGATTCGACAAGGGCGAATCATTGCCAGCACACAACCTGCGCAAAGCTGGATTCAGATGGATAACGGTGGTGAAGCGGTGCTTTTTAGCCGCTATCGTTCAGGTATGTAG